In Helicoverpa zea isolate HzStark_Cry1AcR chromosome 7, ilHelZeax1.1, whole genome shotgun sequence, the genomic window tttttatttgtgctaaATAAACGATTTACCCACCTATCTGGCCCTGGTATCTAACAAATACCAGGGTCgcataaaaacaaacagtaacgCGATATGCGAAACAAGTCAAACACCTGAATTGTTTGCTGTCGGTAAAAGGTGCTATCCGGTTGCCCCCTGGTCGAGATCGAGTTACTAAATGCTTGCTATCAGGAACTCATAGCGAGTGGGCGGTTGAGGTTTTGGGAAAAATATAAACAGCAGAACTTTAGTGAGGAATAACTTATCTTAATCTGattgaggtaaaaaaaacacatacttTTGTGTCCGggctaaaaatattataaaaaaccgacttccaaaaacactaaaaagcaaaaaaaataaataattttaggtgcatcggcctagaagtcggtgtctaatggatgttactaagttaattttgccaccgacttctaggccgatgcacctaaaattatttattttttttgctttttagtgtctttgtaaaaaagttttttatttacagctttttagtgatacgaataattgtcactatccatataagtggaaagttcttatcaatacaaagaatataagcccaaatacgaggtattttccGCTAAATCGTGTCAGAAGTATAGAAGGTATAGTTTTGTCAGATTTGGATGCCAACAagttacttacggccagtttcttcatcaaaagttaaagttaaagtaatgtctaaagtaaaagtaacggtcaaatacgttttttcaaggctaaagtgacagcaaaactaatagaaaaattgaatttgactgttacttttactttagacattactttgactttaactttggctttaacttttgatgaagaaactggctgttaatcgACCACACGACGGCAGGGCGTTGGCAGAAATAACGAGGTTAAGAAATCTTTCTTCCAATACTTAaacgtcggtaaacatttccatttagaatatccttaaactgtttttcgtcttcactgtcgaatctgcaatattacccatctcagcttaaagtgtacatcaatacgaataaaatacgcccaaacactatgtagctgctatcgaccattaaggagttccctaaactgtactgcacctgcatcactgaccttgctgtggcagtcatcacccatctcagcttaaagttcttctcaccacgaataaaataaacccaaacattatgtagctgctatcaaccattaaggagttccctaaactgtactgcacctgcatcTCGGACCTTGCAGTGGCAGTCATTActcatttcggtgtaaagatcttgtcaacactaataaaataagcccaaacacgaggtagttaagatgtgccgtttaggagttccctcgatcctctgtcgtctccatcatcagatctgccctaaacctccatagtattgtagtctcatcagataaacacataaatataaagtttgtaccccatgctcgcctacaattttcaagagatgccctcgatttctcagggtttccaccatcagatcctgatctgatgacaatgggaccaaatgacaagcataccctttcaaataaaaaaagaatttttggaatcggtccaggcgtctttgagaaatcgagtaacaaacataaaaaaaaaaaaaaaaaaaaaaaaaaaaatacagccgaattgagaacctcctccttttttttgaagtcggttgaaaatagGTATTTACAGCAAAGGAACTGCATACCTCTTCCATTTTGTAAGCAGGTTAAAAGGCACCTGATGTGGCCTCACCTACACATGGGTAACCACAAAGTTTTTTGTGTCACAATAAATGATCACTGTTCCTCgatatttttcgtatttttcaataaattaaaatgtgctCTTAACCCCCAAACACATAGGTAAAGTCGTTTGGTATTATCAAagtatgcaaaaaaatattttaagtatcgTTGCAATTTATGCTTATGTTTACTCAGAAAATGGCTTTTCAAGACCACATAGAGGTTCTTAAGAGGCAAGCGTGTGTAAGGTATCCCCAGACGCCGGTGTATACAGATGAGTTAATAAGTCTATAGTTAATTAACGCCATCAATCTAAGCCGACGTTGATTGAAGCGCTCTTGTTTTTCTTCTCGGCCAACATTCAGATTATCTAGTGTAAGTGTGGGAGATAATACATATAACCAGTCTGTTAACCTAAttacataaatgttattaatgCTCATCcatatgattttatatttttctataaaatagagGACTTCGTCGTTAAACCAAGAAATTAATAAACCCTTTTTCATTTTCTTATAAATCGTaattaaaaatttgaaaaattatcatAGGAAAACTATTGAAAAGATTATCATTCGAGAATAGCGTAGAATAGTGTTATATAGGTATCGCATAGTGTGGGTAGCAATTTCCCGACAGAGGTAACAAAGTCTAAGGGGGTGACCGACCGCCATATATAAACTGTTAAAGAGCGACATACTAATGTGGACGAGATCATATCAAATCTAAGCAATAAGTGACATTTCTTAAATCTAGAAGTAATCCGAGGTACAACGAATATTGAAATATTGCCTAAATACTGAGAGAATTCTTTTTGAAAACAATATCATATGGTCTCTCTTATCCGTCTTACTTTGAAAGTGCGTGATAGACAGTAGCACAGGAAAATTCCTATAGAGGTAGTCCATTAGAAgttttaaggaaaaaaaaatatattttaaccacATTCTTATTTTCTAAATCACAGTCTTATCCTCACAAATCTTTCCCCGGGTTGTCCAGTAATTGGCGCTATCAGAGTGCGGACCACGCGGCCATAAAGAGGTGAAGTGAGGTGGGTCTGATCGACTGCGAACTCACCGAAACACTACACTATAGTATATCTAACTAACTACTACTATAGGTCCCTAGATTATGGGTGCAGTATAGGATCGGTAGAGATTATAGCAGAGTTGTGAAATGATCCAGCTATGAACAGGTGAAACAAACAATTAATGTGGATTGATGAAATGATTTttaacacataaaaatatggCTTGTTGAGACTGTTACTTATAGaagataatgtttatttaaggtATCAAATCTGGCATATGAATTTCATGAATAagaagtaatttaaataaattaagtttcatTATACTCACAGGTTTACTAGAACTGTTTACAAATCCGTATCACTTGCTATTAGCATATTGCTTTAATTATTCGATTTGCAAGACAATCACGCGTACATTTCATATACCTTCATTCATAAACGCCTACTTACGCGAACAACAGAAGCCTTCCTTTACATTTCCCATCCCTTCGGAAAGTAAAAGGCGAGCAAAGTGACCGTGCGAGCCATTAGCTGGAAGAAAAACGGTTGTCCTTCCTTTAGGTAGACCCTAGTTGTCCCTGGTTGTTATCCCTACCTTTATAAGAGCGGTCGTGTGCCGGTTAACCGGACGATTTGTGGGCCCAATTGACTATCAATGAATAGTGGTCACTACTTACCTCCGTGCCTTTTATGGTCTGCTATTAGGAGTCAGGGGCAGTGTAATTGTTCCGACTTTGACGAATGTATTTGTTAATGGTGTAGATGTAGGAGCTTAGTTTTGTGTACCTTTACCatgacatatgtatgtatattaaatGTTTCTCGCGCTTTTACCCGCATCCCTGGGGTTTAATTCTTGTACCCAAGTATATTAGCCTATGTTAATCAGGATTGACAATGTAGTAAGGATCAACTGCAATGGTAAAATATGGTTTTGAGTCAGTCCAGTAGGTTTTGAGTTAATTTGAACTAATATAAccgaaaaaaagaaacaaatcgGACTGCGTTTTTGCTGTAGAATGATAACGTTCAAGGCCCTTTAAACGAGGAAGCAGATCAATAAAAAACTGATCTTTAAACCTGTTACCAAAATCAAAATAGCCACACCAATTATCAAAAGCTCTCACACCATTTCCCAATGGcgcaactaaataaaaatatgtaattgaagTTCTCAGGTTAAAGTATTGAAGAGAGTATCCCTCGAGTGCCGTGCTCGGTGAGTGCtccacttaataatatttttcacctTGTTTCGTTTTCCAATTTTCCGCAAGTCACTCTCCGGGGTAACGGGCCGTGTTTTGATTTAGAAATGCTTCACAGAAGTCTTGTTTATAGGGGACGATACGACTACGACATTATAAGTTATCcgttataatttttatacagttaatttttattatgcacaccaatcAATCAGTCAATTTTAAGAGGTGCTTCTATTTGATAGGAATGTAGATTTTGTGTGTACCACTAAATCTTTAAACTTTTGCAAGTGGCACCTATTTATTTAGAACCTACAAATCGTTAAATAGTCTAAAGTCTTATGCTTATAGCTTCTTAAACTTTAGATCTCTCTTATGCTTTGCAAAATAACCTTGATTTTGATTCCAGgtttagaaaatattaaatgtctTTTTCCCTAAATGTGCCTTACAGGAAGGAGTTTTTAGGCGTTAGAAAAATGAGTGGTCGTGtagtgtaaataagtttttaagACTTGTTTGCTATTGTGGACGTtagttactttttattcagTTATCATGaaactatttacttttttttattcttgaaCGTGGTGCTGTTATCATCTTAAAGTATTTGTCTTGCTTGCTGACTTTACTAGTATGTAGCTACTACTTTAATATAGGATTTAATTTTCGCAAAACACCTAAAACTATAGGTAGTTTCCTACTTAATTTTTACCTCCATAAGATATCCATAATACTTATCCTTACTTATGTCCATTGCATCCCTCAAGGAAAGTGGACATCGCAAGGTATAACTAAAAGCATCTCACGTGTactgtaatatttttcttttatattatctGATATTTCGCAGATATCATTTCATATATTCTTCCGGCATTGTCCCCGTCGCCGCTTGACCCCACTTGTGCCAATCTAATTTCGTCCCTCTTACAACATTGGCCCAATGTTTGCTTACAAATGTTGCGCTTTTTGTGGAAATTATAGTTGAGGTCGCTTAGTTTTTACTCATAAGAAATTATAGTCTATAAGTACTTTCTTGAACATTATCCATAGAATATTATTACAATGTTAAAAATTGTGTCAGAATTCTGATTACTGAATAATTTAGAGGCTTTGACTCCTGCTATGCCGAGTGCTTTTCTTGTAAACATTACTTAGTCATACtttgagtaataaaaaatatgaaacagctATTGTTACCCTTGTCTATTGGTGCCAACATTGGCCAAAGTTGGCTCTCCATAATAACTTTTATGTGACAACGCGATACGGGGGGCGAAGACGCAGGTAACTGACGGAAAATCTAATTTAGCAAATTGAATTACAGTGTCCACCAACTGTGGGATATATCAGCGGACATGTCGTTATGTTGTGACCAATTATTGTGGGATGTGATGGATATTGGAGGATTAGCTTTGAGAGGTATAGTTTTGGGAGATTAGGCAAAAACTTACGTGTGGCCTACACGTAAGTTACTAAGCTAATTAATAAGCTCACTAAGTAATATAGAGATATTAGCTTATTAATTCAATCAACATTATCGAAATTCCTTTAGCTAGATAGGACATCGAGTAAAAATTGATTGCGTATTTCCAAATGTTTTGTAAGAGCTGGATCGTGACTTGTTTCGAAACAATTATTGTTAGTGGTTACAAGATCAACTCCTAAAGCTTCAGGTTTGAGATTCGATAAATCGactaaatattaattgaagTCTTGTGAACAGTGTTTTGTGTTTTGCAACAAGCACACCTCTCCCTAACTTTACGCCAAAAACCACCGTTAACTTACAATATACTGAAACATGTATCCACTTGCACAGAGGTCCCTTGCCAGGGGTACACAACATTTAAAAGTAAGACACGCCACGTGAGTCGTCGCAATTTATATGTAAATGAGTCGCGTAGCGGACTATTCTGACAGACTCGTTTGTGGGGAACATTCGGTAATTGTGCATTTTATTCTTGTATGTAcatttttgtcattgtttttgAGTGGTAGAGTTAGGCGGGTTTAGTGAAGTTGCAAATTTCCCTCGCCCCTTGATACCTACTAAACCTTTATGAAATCTCTGGTAATTCatctaaatatttgtaaaatattcgCAGAAAAATAAACTCCTATCAGTTCACGGAAGGCATCAAACTAAAAAGTTCTATCCAAAAAGATAATGGCACACTACTAGCATCATAAAATTATAGAGAAATTAAGGTTATTTCATATATTTAGCAGCAATTCATCACCAATCTAATTTACCACCTGGCTCCTCAACAAATTCTAATTCAACCTTGTTCGTATATCCGAATACGACCCCTCAGTCTCGGGAGACGAATCTAATTGCATTTCGCTGAGGTGAGACCGAATACTGAATACTGTTCAGACTCTTCAGTACTTTTTACCGACACCACAATAATCAGATCACCCTTGACGGCTATTGTCTACACCGAGTATTTTTACTGCCCCAATAAAATGCTCGGCAGTGTAAAGGTATgtgtttattgtattttggtGTGATTTTTTGCATGTAAGTGTAATTTATGGATAACGTTTGGTTGACAGAGAGATGATAATGAAATGTTAGTCTAATGGTAATTAATAGATACAGTTTGTCAATCAATCGAGTTCCTGAGCAAAAAAATGATCGTAAAAAGCCTCAACTAACTTCTTTGGAGCATCATGAAACTTTGAAAGCTATTTGTTGgtttaattcaaataatgtCGAGATAATTTTGCAAGGTCGACaggaactaaaaaaaaataattaacacctttattaatattataaagctaaagtgtTTTTTTGAACGAGCTAATCTCAGGGAGTAATGTTTCGATTTGAACAATCATTCAATGCTAGGCTACCTTTTGTCTCTGCGAAGTATTTTCCACTTGACGCGCGCTAACGGAAGTAAGTAGATGAAACTAATCTCGATAAGCCTTAAGTTATATCACACGCAAAATCTACGAAACTTCATAGAtctaaagtaaaaaaatctgaCCATACCTCCATCAAAACTAGTTTATCTTTCCATCAAACCTTTATCAGTGAGTGGACAGTAGTTTGCCTAATGCCGGATGACACGTGTCCGACACACGCCCGCTAATCCCGGGCACCGGActgacggacagacggacacgGTTTTTGTTCATATTCACATAGCTTACTTGAGTATGGGATTGAAGCTTCTGGTATATTGTTGGTATAGTGTGTATTGTTTTTCATACTTAGGTTTCTTGATCTTTTGAAGGCATTGGAATATGGGTTTTATTGGTGAATTTATtcatctattctaatattataaaaaggaaaactttatttgtttgtttggttgtaatggataaactcaaaaactactggatcgattttaaaaaggtattctttcaccattagaaagctatattatctgcgagtaacatagcgagtaactatattttatcccggtgcgggcagtagctcccacgatacgcgggtgaaaccgcgggaaaacagctagatTATTATAAATTCCTTAAATAAGACTGAATAAAACTAACGGATGCACGACGACAATGATGTGGTAGAAAGTGAAGGTCAATCTTCGGTATCACTGGATGCCGTGAAGAGATGTCCCCTGTGCCCCCAGGCACGCTTTTTTAAAGGTAAGCGGGGTTTGAGCGTACACATTGGGAAGGTCCATAAATCCCAGTGCACAGGGCCTACCAATGTGACCGCGCCAAAACCAACTCTTATCACAACTACACCAACTCTCGATCCTTTTTGGCAAAAGCtatcgaaattcaaaaattcaGTCCCAGTATTAAAGCGGGTTCCCCGTGGAGCCAGGCCTCTGGTTGCTCAACACTTGGCAGGTTGTGTTCGCCTGGCTGCACGAGAGAACTCGCAACGTGCCTGGGAGCAATTGCTCACCTTCCCCTATAGAATTCTGCATGTTCAGAAAAGtttggcaaacaaaaagtcactaacaaaacaaattaaagacaattGTACAACTTTAGGCCATACAGATTTCGATACTAAATTACCGACTCAAAGATGCTCAAATATTTCACGGCTAGTGGAATCAAAGTTGAGTGAAGGTGACATTCGGGGGGCTGCTAGAATTCTCttcagcagtgatgtggtggcgCCGTGTTCTCCAGAGACACTctccgctctggagagtaaacaccctgCCCCTGCCGATGACCTCTCTTTTCCCGAACCTCCTGATCCGGACACAGATATCCTCACAGTTACAGGTCGACACCTGGTCACAGCCATAGGCTCCTTCAGATGCGGCTCtgcaggcggcctcgacggcttgagtccgcaacatctaaaggatctcacctgcccaagcgccggggaagcaggtgagtcgctcttgaaggagcttacggccctgaccaaccttatgctctccggcaaggtggacgaaaccGTCATCGACGTTTTGTACGGAGCCAATCTATGTGCTCTGCGCAAAAGggatggcggtattcgtccaattgccgtgggGACTACTTACCGTCGTATGGTAGCCAAAATCTGCTCTAAATTTTGTAGTGAGGAAGTTTCGgacaaatttcagcccctgcagctaggttacggctcgaaagggggctgcgaggctgccgtacacgccctgTCGACCTATCTAAATCATGGGAAAGGAGATGTCATCCTGAAGGTTGACATCAAGAACGCCTTCAACTCGGTGaatagggacaccttgctggcagaagtcaaaaaagaaatacccaaaatttacagttttctttggcaatgctatagatacccaacaaaattattatatcggaacaacctattagaatccgctgttggctgtcaacaaggtgatccactcgggcctgtgatttttagtttggcgattaacccaattattcggcagctaaattctgaatttaacgtgtggtatctcgacgacgggaccctgggaggcaacagagatactgttcttaatgatttagttttcctaaaagataaattccacgacattggcctcgacctcaacctttctaaatgtgaactttttatacccgactcgactgacagacagactattcttcaaaatttcctctcaatagctcctgaaattaaaccgatagaccaaagttctctttgcctccttggatcgcctatactggaagattcattttcggattttattgagaagaaaattcaaaattttaataatgtttcggaaaggctactcaaaattaatatgcatgcagccatcaccatcatacggtactgctgttttggaccaaaatttacgtataacttgcgtgcttcccatttatggaagcacaccagccttttggacaaaatcgacgaaattatacgacatacactatcatccattttaaatgtggccttggacgacagagcttggtctcaagcgactcttcccatccgtatgggaggacttggcgtccgtaaaatttccagtgtaagtttaccagcctttatttcctcggtccatggcactgagaaattgatcaggaaaatattacccaccacactggccaattttgaggtaccaagcctgactgaggctttaaatgcttggaaagtcgcatgcccgaacaccgacttacccgccaacctgtcctcccagagacagtgggatgagccgctctgcagagtaatacggaaaagtttaatcgatacgtcaattacttctgcagagcgagcgcgcctactggctgtgggtgaatgggagtcgggtctatggcttcttgcacttccgtcctcaaacacaggcaccatgtttgatgacaccaccttcagactcgtcgtttgcctccgactaggtgctccatgctgctctcctcatcgctgccactgcggggaagctgtcaacagcctcggtcaccacggcctgtcgtgcagccggagtgccggccgcataccacgacatgccaacataaacgacgtgatccgtcgcgctcttgttgccgtcggcgtgccagccgtactcgaaccaaatggcttggcacgcgacgatggcaagagaccagacggcatgtcgctatttccgtggaaggtgggtaggactttagtgtgggacgcgacatgcgtcgacactcttgcgccatctcaccttcccggaactgcatgttgtgctggctccgccgctgcacaagcagagaacctcaagcggcgcaaatatagtaaccttataggcaattacatgtttgagccgtttggggttgaaactctggggccgtggggtccgagggcgcaccttcttgccagggatatttcccagcgcctggttgacacttcccgggacccaaaggctggcttttatttcgcacagaggttgagcattgccatccaacgtggcaatgctgccagtcttttgggtacactacccagtgacagcgatgaggagcaattttttgatgcactgtattagttttaagttgtatatatatataagtttattttattttattttcaattaatgtaaatatattgtgaataaaaagTCAAAATCTAAATAAGACAACACGTAGGTAAGTAAAAACAGAATCATCTAAGCCAAAATACATAGATCAATCACATCATTttaatatcaacaaaaaaagCTTAGACAAAACCTGTCTAGTTCAACCAAGTCGTAGCCTAACAGGATAAGACAGAGGTCCGTCAATACTCTTCGTGTAGGCTTGTATCCTGATCTCATAGTTCACGTGGAGCTTAATATTGTAAGTGACCTCTGTTTGGTTCGCAGGAGTCAGGAGTACGGTAGGTGTGCCTTCAGCACCGTTGTCGAAGTCAATCGGCTGGAATGGAAAaggaatattattatatcatgcTGGAGCTAGTATTTGATAAATGCAACAGCTCTTCATTTATGGAATATgaaggtatatttttgtaatgcaCACCggttctttttcttcttctgtcTTTTGTAATGTCCCATTGACATATGAGTATTTCGTGGATTTTATCTTTTTAACTTCCCATATGTTTACCTGCAATATAATTATACAATCTTAACATAAAGTAGTTATATGTATCCTTACTACAATCTGGTATAAAATATCAATTGCTACATTCGtatcaaaatctaaaaaaaaactatggagCACAAACTTGTTCTATACATTGGATGGACaagattgattaaaaaaacattttaatcttGACGAGTTCGATTCGATCCTTCCTCAAACCACTATTTTTTATATGATGTTCAAACTAGCTCTTTACAATGAGATACTATGAAAAAACGCATATCGTGATTTGTTGAAATCTTGTTCACCGGTAAcaggaaaatgttttatttgtaggtacacACGATCGTCGTGTTTTGTTACATTGAAATACACCTAAGCGTTATCTAATCAAAACACGGAACCAGATTATTGAGAAAATCTATACATAGCTATatttaccaatattataaagagtaaGCAGAGAAATGAAACAACGAAAAGAGAAACATAATCTGTGTATTACTGATTATCCGAAAacagataaattaattataaaaaaccaTAATAACTCACCTTATACCCGACAATGGGATCAGATGCATCGTCACTAACTACTGCATCCCAATTTATTACCTCCGAATAACCACCATCCGATTCCATTGCTGTAAGGTGTGTCAAGTTAGGAGCTGACAGCTTGGTCACCTCACTATCCGTCGGAAGACCATAGGAAAAGCTTACCAACAGGAACACGCAGAAAACCTTCATGATTTAACTtgtattacttattttaaaatgactattaaagtttttcaattgtttgttcGGACGTCTAGTTTGCGTGAATGGTATGTACCCAATGTAtcgtacttacataaataatatgtatttttatttcaatgcaGGCAGAGGTCAATTAGTTGGCGTATTGCGATTGTGTAGTTAGTTCATTACTACTGAAAAGTGAGCGTTAGCATAGCT contains:
- the LOC124631828 gene encoding uncharacterized protein LOC124631828 isoform X2 is translated as MKVFCVFLLVSFSYGLPTDSEVTKLSAPNLTHLTAMESDGGYSEVINWDAVVSDDASDPIVGYKVNIWEVKKIKSTKYSYVNGTLQKTEEEKEPPIDFDNGAEGTPTVLLTPANQTEVTYNIKLHVNYEIRIQAYTKSIDGPLSYPVRLRLG